DNA sequence from the Candidatus Methylomirabilota bacterium genome:
GGGTCGAGGACGTCCCGGAGCCAGTCGCCGGAGCGGCTGATCACGATCGAGGTGATCATGAGCACGATGCCGGGGCAGGTCGAGATCCACCACGCCGAGTCGAGGTAGTCGCGCCCGTCCTGGATCATGCCGCCCCACGAGGGCGTGGGCGGCTGGATGCCGAGCCCCAGAAAGGACAGCGTCGCCTCCAGCACGATGGAGCGCGCCAGCTCGAGGGTGGCGACCACGACGAGCGAGGCCAGCACGTTGGGCAGGACGTGGCGCAGGACGACGCGGACCACGGAGCCGCCGAGCGCGCGGATCGCCTCGACGAACTCGCGCGAGCGCAGCACCAGCACCTGGGCGCGGAGGATGCGCGCGTAGCTGACCCAGCCCGAGAGCCCGATGACGACGACCAGCGTCGGGAAGCTCGGGCCCAGGACGGCGATGATGCCGATCGCGAGCAGGATGAAGGGGAAGGCCAGCTGGGCGTCCGCCACCGTCATGATGACGGCATCCACGCGGCCGCCGCGGTACCCCGCCGCCAGGCCCAGCGTCGAGCCGATGAGCCCACCCACGAGCACGGCCGACAGGCCGACCACGAGCGACACCCGCGAGCCGTAGATCACGCGGGCGAGGATGTCGCGGCCGAGATGGTCCGTACCGAGGAGATGCGTGCGGCCGTCGGCGCCCTCCAGCGTCGGAGGCTTCAAGCGGGTGCGCAGC
Encoded proteins:
- a CDS encoding ABC transporter permease encodes the protein MASSIPAPAPAELALAAMQESRPRGRRMPWLMRLGLGFVALLALLAVVAPWVVQDPERQSLRTRLKPPTLEGADGRTHLLGTDHLGRDILARVIYGSRVSLVVGLSAVLVGGLIGSTLGLAAGYRGGRVDAVIMTVADAQLAFPFILLAIGIIAVLGPSFPTLVVVIGLSGWVSYARILRAQVLVLRSREFVEAIRALGGSVVRVVLRHVLPNVLASLVVVATLELARSIVLEATLSFLGLGIQPPTPSWGGMIQDGRDYLDSAWWISTCPGIVLMITSIVISRSGDWLRDVLDPTLRGE